In Lycium ferocissimum isolate CSIRO_LF1 chromosome 7, AGI_CSIRO_Lferr_CH_V1, whole genome shotgun sequence, the sequence TTGGATTAGATAATTTGATCTTGATTTGGACTTGGTATTTCATAAACTTAGGAATTTATCCAAATTTAATATGGATTTTAATTCCACAAAATTCTTATGTCTACAAATGCGCCTTACTTCAAGGCTTGTCGAGGTGTAGACTTATCGAACCTTAAAGACATGTCTTGGAGTACTCGTGACGGTGAAAATTTGGACACTCCGAGTATTTTCAACTTTTATATAAGCATGTAATCATTTGGGTTGATGGCACTTTGTGACTTGTATTATTACTTTCTTCAAATATGTAGCTTGGGAATAATTCTGAATTACTCCCTTAATCTCATGTtatttggccacattactatacttgacttttcacgttctttaagatttaataaaaatgaagtactcccttcgtcccatattacttggccacattactaaaaatatatgtctatttttctattctatatttttcttcttcttatcttcttatatataaacgcccaaggtggacgaacacaacaacaataagttgtacaaaaagcaactgaaattgtactttAAGCAGgaactaacatgtgtacatttcagaagttgaacattaattctatCTCTTGTGTGTACTGAGTCCCATATGtcttaattgtcctttcatttccttcatttggcatgtactccctttgtctcaatttaagtgtctgcGTTTGACTAgacataaagtttaagaaataaagatagactttcaaatcttgtggttctaaattaaaaatgtgtataatataataaaacattctttgaatcttgtcattataaacttgacatgtaggatatttgaattgtcaacttactaaatataaaaagaggcggacataaccaaaataagacaatttttatttttattttttgacagCAAACGCCCAAGTAAACGAACACAGCAAGAATAAGTTGTATAAAAAGCAACtaaaattgtactctaagccatgactaacatgtgtacatttcaaaagtttaacattaatactaCCTCTTATGTGTTcactttttaagtccccacgtGTCCACATGTCCATATCTTTCATTTGTCTCAAATATActcctctgtctcaatttaagtgtctacatttgactagacacggagtttaacaaataaagataaactatcttgtggttctaaattaaaaatatgcataatataataaaatatcttttgaatcttgtgattataaacttgacatttaagatatttgaattgtcaacttactaaatatacaaagaggcggacataaccaaaataagacattttaacaacaattgagaaattaaggggaaaaataagacgaaaagaaaaaaatatggagactcattAATGAGAATCACAatatcctttgcaaaatatacaaaccatataaactaactaaattaaataattaaattaatcatATTGAGCCCCGTACATCACACGGACATAGTTTGCTAATCACCAAATACGTTGCCAGAGTTTCTTGAACCCTTGGATAATCCTCGTCATCCGCCGCCAGAAATTTATTTTCCCATccaaaagtaaataaataaataatttttggcGGATGCCAAACGATGATGCAGCAAATACGTGTATGTATACCTGCTCATATTAAAAAGGAGTCTTGGGttacaattattattattaaaattgatTGCCTTTTTCAAAGAACTACTTATAAAATATCTGACTAGGAACTGTACCATAAGATATTTGTAGTCATTATCAACAAATATGTGTATGATACCTGACCCACATATTCATCACTGTACATATATTAAAAAGAAGTCTTGGGttacaattattattattaaaaaaattgatagccttttttaaaaaactattATAAAATATCTGACTTGAGTGTACGTAATTTTATAGAAAATATCTACTTCTCTTCTGTTCACTTTTACATTTCTAGTTTGAACTTTGCacattctttaaaaataataatcatatcaatattttatcACAATATTCATACCAAGTAATGTAATCTTAGATCTTGAGAAATGATTTGGAGAATAAATAATTAATGCTAAAGATAAAACATTAAGAAAATatgtttttctcttgatatattaaaagttacaaataaaaatgaaaaaatatgttCACTTTTTTTgcgaattattcactttttactgaattttttttcactttatttaaaaatcagGGTTTGCCTGTGGAAATTCCAATACAACTTGgaattatttgaaatttgaaaaatacctaAGACCCAGTTTTcactttttcactttcaatacattcaaacaaccatagattttttttacaaaaactataatcaaacacaactccaactccaaaaatCAAAAGTTTCCAATAAAGTGAACaatatttggtttctatggccaaacgcttaCTGAATTAACAGTACCGTATCTCATTGGGAAGCCAAagtcattttttccttttccttccaTGGGTTCTGATATATTAGGAGATCTAGTTAACTTGCAGTAAGTGATAACTAATACTCAACCTGAAAATATACCGTCCTACCAATTGTAATTGAATCGTTTTGTTTCATCTAAGGCAGATGTAAGACATCCTCGGGGGATTTGGTTTTGTGATTCACTatatattttagctatatgattTTTTGGACAAGAGAtcgataaaaataaatatataataatatttttatagcTGGTTCATTCTCTATTATTCAAAACGTAATGGTCATCATAGATCATTTTCTCGATATTGATTTCTGTGATTAGCGATGTTATTGATGatcaaatataaataaatacttGTGAATACTTTAAGTCTAGTGCAGTaaacaatataaaatagttttacACTCTCAATACATACAAGTGATACAACTTAAGTCCAAATCTATTTATTAGAGTTTAAAAACCGTGTTGGGCTGCAGGTACCATTTAAATTAATTTGATCACCTAATTTCACTTAAGAGGAATTAAAATATCTGATTAGGAGCTGTAGCATAAGATATTTTCGAGCTACAGTTTGCTGATAACAAGTGATTTCATTTGGATGTGTAATCATAATTTTCCAAACAGCTGTATGGCTGAATTCTATATCATTGCTTAAAGCATAAGTTGGACATACGTAATTCATGgtagaaatagaaaagaaaagagaaagtgCACTGTAACTAAGAAAACAATACCTATCTTGTCACTACCTACCTTTATAGAATTGAATTCGTtttgtcaaaaaaataatactataaaaagataaaatagtAAATAGGTTCATGAGTTCATCTATGCACAAATGATTGAATTTATCTGATATAAATTAAAATCTTAAGtttcataattttatatttatttattttcttattcatTTTCCCGACTCCACATCCCAATGTATGTTGTTAGGGAGGTATTTGATTACAAACTGATTAAGAATATGTACCGTCTCTCTTCATGAATAGACTCAAATTAAACTGAAAGCTTTGCTAGCTATTCATGAAGAATATTGATTATATAACCCAAATTATGTTTGTAGAGCCTTAATATATTTGCACACAGATGTGAGATGTCAGACGGACACCCTCAATAAAAAACAAAGTTTATAAGATATACATGAGGACTTTAGTTGCTACATAATTATCCCTCCAATTTttaccaatatcaatattttcacaaTTAACTAAACGATTAAGTCACGTGCTGTGCTTTCCTGCTAGAATAGTTTGTCAAATTTGACCCTAGACTAATTAGTAATACTGTATATTAAACAATTCTTGAATTGTTAACCATATATTATTAAATcctaacaaaaataattgtCATCATCATTTTCCTTTAAACTCCGATCCAATAACTTCACTTTCAGTACTAAAATGCTGTGAGAGAatttacttatgaaaaatacGTGAATACCTTTTTCCAGTCGTCATTGACTTCGACTAATAGATAATGAAACGACAAACGACTTAAGAGAGCTAAAACAAATCAAAAAGATCTAATTGATGGGAACAACCTAAAAATATCTGATTAGCTAGATATTTATCTCATTAATTAAATAGTATTaatatcaaatataatttatatCAAGTGGGTTTTATATAACCAAAGACACTATTTAATAATATCTGATTATTTTTAATTGAGTAATTTCCTCGGAACGGGTATACCCTACGCTTATCTGGTAGACTTGACCACGGTAGCTGTCAGGCACGTGGCGCGTGATCAACACCTTCCACAGTTCCAAAAGTACCAGACTGCTACCCCACACACTATTTTCGCTCTCGCTTCCTAGAAGAAAAATATCTGGTGGACATTTTCTGAAGATATTTATCACTGTTGACGTGGCAATACTCGAATATCATGACACGTGTAAAAGCGTAGCAATGTGGAGCCCTCTTTGGTCCCTCACCGAAAAATAATCACCACTAACCCCCACCCCCTTGTGCTTCATCAAAACCGCCTCAACACACCCCCAAATATTATAAGCCCAAAGTTCACGTTTATTAAACCTGCCTGTTAATATTAGAGAGAGATATATAGATATTTGTTGATTTTTCAAATCTACATTTTATAAAATGGAAGAGAGCTACCGGAGGTGCGGTAATGAGTTGACCCGGTCGAGTTCTGGTGCGTCATCTTTAAGTGTTGCGAATTCCAAACATACTTTTTTGCAGACTGGAAATGCTACCACGGTATGTTTTTTTTGCGATTTTTCCATCTCGTGTGTTTTTTTGGTATATGTTTTGGAGATTTTGTGATGTAGCACCTTAATTTATTGAATCTTAAGTTTCTAAGGTTATTTCCTTGTTTATTCTCTTAAATTGTTGGTTGTAGATGCTGATATGGTGATCGTATGAGTTCCTGCTTAAATCTCGTGTGTTTTTTGGTATATGCTTAGAATTTGGCCCTTAGTTTTGGAGATTTTCTGATGTAGCACCTTAATTTATTGAATCTCAAGTCTCTAAGGTTATTTCGTTGTTTATTCTCTTAAATTGTTGGAAGTAAATGCTGATATGGTGACCGTATGAGTTCTTTGTTATCcgtatgctttttttttttttttttggagagatTTTGTGATGTTAGCACCTTAATTCATTGAATCTCAAGTCTCGAAGGTTATTTCcttgtttatttttcttaaactGTTGGTAGTAGATGCTGATATGGTGAccctatgttttttttttttcaaaaagcaaATCCACTTGGCGAGGTACCTAGGGCTAGTTTTTTTATTTACTACTAAGGAAAAAGTAAAAGCAAGGGGTAGGCGCTACTTACTAATCCTGTTGAGTTCTCTGTTGTCGTATGCTCTTTTTATCAGAGGAAAGGCTAGACATCATAGAGAGAGGATATTTAGTTGGAGAAGAATCGAAGGAGGAAATTGAGAAAATGGCTAAACTAATTAAGAGATCAGGAATAGGATCTACGTGTGATGTGTTAGTTTAAATCTGTTTTTAATCTGGTTAAGAGAATATCTAGCACAACCTAAATGTTTTTTTGGAGTTGGAAGCAGTGGAGTTGTGCTTATTTTTGGTGGGAAAGAGACAAAGAACAGTTCTTATGGCGAGGATGGTGTAATTATATTATCATCTTGTGTATCCTGCAGTTACAGTTTTTGCTCACAGGAATTCTTTTTTTATGGAGCTTCTATATTTTTCTGTTTCGATCCACCTCTTCTATCGTGTTGAGGAGGAGGAAAGGGGGGTCATTATTCATTGAAGTCACGAGGGGTTGTTGCTTAATTCTAGTTTAAAGGCTGAATTGTAAAAGTAGCATTCTAAAGGAAAGAATTGGAGCTTGTAGATGATCAATCATAATGATTTAGCCTGTCATTCTAAATCACCTATTTTCCATGTCTAATCAAAAAGAATTTTACCCGATTGAGCATTACTTGACACTGTTGTCAGGGTCTTTATTGGAGACACTCACCTATAGATTCAAACAACTCTACTAAGGCTTGTGTAAAACATTTTCGGGATGCCATTAGTGTGTGGTGTATCTGGCTGAAACTGCCTCTTTCTTTATGCTAGTTTGGGAATATCAGATTTTGTATTATGTACTCTCGGTTAATCAGCTGTTACTAGTAAAAAGAATCGCAGTCAGTCTGATGGTACAAGGTAGAAAGTATCCGGTTTAATAGTCGGAAAGTTGGCTCAAtttcctattttaaaaaaagattactACATTTTCACTTTTAGAACCCTGTTTTCTTTAAAGCTACATTTCTAAATATGTAGTCATTGAATTGAATGCTTAAAACTTTTGTCACACTTCTTGGTTAGTCATGCAGATGCAGTAATCCTGCACTTGCAGTTAATACTAATAATCTGAAAATAGATTGAATAGTTCTGTTGAAACTGCAGCATGTGTGGGAAGTGTACcttgatttggaaaaaaattatcattatttaGTAAATGATGTAATATAAGTGATATAATATAACTGTCGTGAACGAAATTTCTACTTCTAAAAGCTGCTTTGAACCCCTAAGTTTCTAGGTTTTCATCTAGCTGTTAATCTGATAGTGCttgcaagatatacacattgtTTGCATATAGTGATTCTACAACATTGATGTCTCTGAGCACTCGATAGCAGATACTTGTTTGGTTCCAACTGCTGTGATAAAGCTTGACATCAAGCATGCAAAAGGGTAACTGCAAAATTAGGGAAACAACTGAGTCTTAAAGTGTTTGGTTTAAGCATGGAATGACTGTCTAAAATTCAGTGTATTtcaactttcaagaaaaagaaaggagaagtgggagaaaatgaatattgcAGAGGGAAGAAAAGCCTGAATGTGCAATATATTACGTGTTGGAGACATACCAGATGTGATTAGCAACCTCAAAAACTTTGTCGCTGCCTTTCTTCTTCACTGCCTAGAGCATCAAAAGATTAAGTCCTCCTTCAGGGACATTTCGAGTACACTAGGGATGAAACCCTAGGTTCAGCCATcagtgaagaaaagaaaaccAGAAAGATAGTCTGGAACACCAAGGAGAAAGCATTTTATGCAGGTTGAGAGGTAGCTCTTCTTATCCTAGATGCCATAGTCGTTAGCTAGGAAGCACAAGTGTGCCTGGATGGATGGGGGCTAATTTTGTTCCAgaagagaggggggggggggggcacttGAAGGTCTAGGTTGGAACCTGGTTTACATGTGTTTGTTATGTAATTTAAtggtttttgtttttgctttccAAGCTCTAGGGATTTTCTGAAAAGCTTCTTGATTGATGGTCAGCATGTTGTTATCTTTAATTTGGGTTTCATAATTGATATAAATCTTGGTTATCAAAACTACAGTAATAATAATTCATGCAAGTCTTATGTTGGTATCTTTTAATTATATTCTAATTATCCGTCTCTTAAACAcactcttctttttcatttaatcCGTTATCCTTGAAAAGAAAGCATCAATTTAATTTAATCACATATATAATCATGTGGGACTacctttcttcctcttctttttctcccttttctaCTGTCCAAAACACAAACTGCCCTACTTTTTCTCTCAATAAATACAAAACAACTCAGATTTTTCAGTTCTTGCTTGCGTCATGCTGATTATATAGGGAAATCAAGAAGGAATAAAGGGAGTATtctattctctttttttcttttcttttcttttgcgaACTGAATATCCACCTCAATGTTACTTTTGAAGTAACCTCATGAGTCGATGTATGTGTATTCAATCCCATCTCTTTGAACTACGTGTTGACATGTTTTGTCTAGACATTTTAGAACTAGAATGTTTGTGTGTATGGCTTCATGCTGTCAAGATTGTTGGGAAATGAAGTTTGGAAGAGATgaaagagaaacaaaagaattaCCTGTTCTGTTGTCAAAGTGACTTGTGGAAGTAGTGGCAGGCAGCTTTCAAAGCAGCAATTAAAGGCATAAGGACTGGGATAATGCAGAAGATGGATGAACAGAGGGTAGGCCTGGTTCCTAATCTGTCATTGTAAAGGTGCAGTTCATGGGATACTGTTCTTGTGAAACTGTAGGGTGATGCAATAGcattttcttggttttttttttttttttttttttttttgatgaagcttcttttttttggttatttattTAGGTTGCTTCTGTAGTTCCTAGTCATTTCAGaacttgtttatgttatttgaTGCCTTTTTGTGTACTTTATTGATTGACAAGAATTTGGTGCCTTGGTTGTGTTCATCGAACGGAATTTGgtgatttatttttaaaaatgcagTTCTAGTTGTTTTAGGATAAAGGTACTTGGAGTCTTGTTATAAATAGAACTGGAATCAATTTAATGATGCGGCCTttatttatgatatttgatGTTCCTCTTCTTAACCGTTAGGGTTTTCAACTACATTAAACCCTAATGCTGGTTCTTGTAACAAACTAAGGTTTCAAAATTTTAGACATATCAAAAGTAGTATTGTAGAAATGTTATCTTAACAAGATCTAATGATGATTCATCAGGTGACTAAAAATGTGTATCTCTTTCGACTTGTGATGTCTACCCGGATGAGAAGAGTGGGTTATTACTTTGATCCGTCTGATTTTCCTTTAAAGGATGATGAGCAAAGAACAAGCTTCTAGGGTTTAATAAATGCTCTAGGCTTGATCAACTTTTGGATAGCCTAAGATTTAGGGTTTAAATAGCCATCTTGAATCAGGTTGAGGAACTTCTTGAGTCTGTTAATCTTATTAATGGTTCTTCTTCAAGGAGGAATCTCATGATTTCCTCAATAGGATAACTGAACTTCAACATATTTCTTAAAGCTTCGTTAGATTTGTAGAAAAATGTATTTACAAAATGCTACTAGTGAATTCTTCATGCTACATCTAAGACAGCTCAAACATCAAAATGGAATCATCTACGGAAGAAACTTACTAAGATAGAATTAATCAGATATATGTTAGAAGAATTGCACGTGAAGACACTTCAGTTGGTgtagaaaggaaagaaggagtGCATAACTGCATCGATAGCACTGAATTCCTATTGATGGATGCAGCTGAAGCTGGGGACGAAGTTTTAGCATGCCAGAACAAGGAGATAACTAAAATGCTTTTCGTCACCATGGTTCATAGAGCTGTCTACACAAGTGCTGTAGTTGATGTGAGAAACTAAGTGCTTTTTTGTATCCTCGTCATCCTTTTAGGTTTGGACTATAGTCATTGGTTATTTATTACAAGTAATTTTCAATTTCTGGTTGCTTAAAACTTGTATTTCATTTCATCCTTTTGGTACTTGATTGATTAACAGGAATTAGGGTTTTagatatttattaaaaaaaaaaaaaatgaataagatTGTTCAGGATTAGGTTTCTTGGAGTCCTCTTGTTACAAATGGAACTAAAGTAATCATTCAACCTTTATCTACTGACTTGCCTTTTTGGTTTGCATGTTCCTTTTTTCCAGAACAATAAGAATTGCTGAAAATTAGCATCTACTTGAGGCTTAGTTTCATCTAATGAACTAAAATTTTGACATAAATCGAAGTAAAATCCGTCCCTACCATCCTGACATCCATCAGGAGAGAGATGAAGGCGACAGGGCTAGAGAATTTCAATTCTTTAAATGTTTTGCAGTATACTAATTTTCATTGAATCACACATAACTATTAAGATAGCCTCTTCTAGATTTTAAATGCTGTTTGCTACACCACCCCGAAAAGAACAAGGAAAAGCAAAGGGTTGTCTAGTTGCTGATTAAATTGCTATGCTTCTTGTTTCCTAACCATGATAATTTGtatagctttcttttaaaagtaGACTTTTCGCTGTCATACTTACTTGGTGTGTCAAGAACTTTCACTTTTTGATAAATCGTTTTTAACAGCCTCTGTGCATGAGTGCGTAATTCATATGTTAAAACtcatgtatatgtgcctatgtgcCTATGTGCTATGCATAATTGAATTCTTTTTCTATAAATTCCTTGGGCATCATATTGGGGTGCTAATAAAGGTTAATATATACCCGTTCAAGCAAATAAGGAAAATCCCATTAGTGATATTGTCACATTCTTGTTTTTGGTTTCATCCTTTCAGGTCATGTATGATGTAGCGGGTTCATATTATGTAGGTTTGGGGTAGGGTGAATTAAATAGTGAATAATGATGGAgcttttttaaccaaaaataaaataaaatggagctTTAAATTTTACTACGGGTTCTGAGTTTGCCTTGTGGTTACTGGTTAGCAAGGTACTTTAATCTTTTTATAGTTATTATCAATTATGTCGAGTGGACGTATTTCCTGGTCCACTTCCAGTTTATGAATTACTTGCCTTTAATTGGGTTTTACAAAATTCAGGAGATTCTTCCTGTGATAAGATGTGGGAGACAAttgtcctccacaacctccttaATGCACATGATATTTGAATATGGATGGATCTTTGCAACCTACTTAATGCACGTATATTCATTAGATTCTTCCTATGAAATTTGCACTCTCTATTCGTGTATATGGGCTTCTGCATGTGATCAATCCTTTCATGCCAGCTTATCTGAAGTAGGAGCTCAAAGTTCTATCACTTCTGCTTCCCTTTTATGTAGTCTATTAGAATATTGAATTCATTATTTATATCTTCATTTTTGTCCTTGAATTGCCCATCTGTAAAAACTGCTTATGGCATGCATATTTCTTGATATGTTTCTAATGTTTCCTTAATGGACATTCTCTGATTAATGTATAGTCAGGGAAGTTTAATCCTCTAATTTAGGATAATAACACTTGCATATTTCACGTTTTGACTTCAGGACAAGTACACAGGATGGACAAATGAGAAGCACAATACATTTCTGGACTGTCTTGAAGCATCATTTATAAAGCAGTTGCATAGATCCATGGCCTTGCGTGCTGGATCTGTGGAACTGAACAAGAGCTGCAGCGATTTGCCAGAAAAGTCAACTGCACATGTCAACAAAGCTTCAGAGCAGGTCAGGAGCCTAATTTTAGTTCATTCTCTATTTCTAGAGCTATAACACGGCCCATTTTGGCTGCATCTTCACAGGCAGACGTATATTTTGGGGAGGGGTCATATTTTCTACACCAAACACTGGTCATACTGACCCCAATCTGACAATAAGCCCATTTACATGTACataaatgtgtgtgttgtgtgcatCTACATGTACGCATTTACGGGATATTCTTTCTCGTTTTAGGAAGATATTTTGCTTCCTTTCAAAATTGAAAACTTGTTCGTAGGTTTCATGCTTTCGAAAGGAATCCTCCTGGTAGAATataattgttttgaataataTTTCTAATTACCTCTTTATTTCCCTTCTGCTTTGGTTTCTCCTTTGAAGTTATCGGGAGGGATCTGGACAAAATTTCCCCCTCTTGCCCCACTCGTTCTCTGTACATGACAATGAAACCATGCCCTTAAAAAGAAAATCAGGAAACCTCTCAGTGGATCTTGCTTGAtagtttttctcttctcttccaGTTACCTTTTCTGCATGATGGCTGTTGGAAGAAGATCAAGACTGTGAGGAAGCCACCTGTTGTGCACATCGCAGCTAATTCTCATGATAGCCTAAAATTTCTACGCTGTGATGGGGATCATCACGTTCTGGATTGCCAATTTTGTTGTGAACTCGATTGCAAGGGGAAACGAACAAGAGATGAGAGGTCTTCATCTCGTGGACACGAAACAAGATCACAGTTAATCCTCCCCAAACCTGCAGAACTTCAGAAAACAGTTTGTAGACTTACTGGTAAGCACTTTGATAAGTTTGTGTTGAAATTGTTCTTAATTCGGGTATTGAGGACGGGTCTTCTTTCGTGAAGACTAAAATGTTGGGCTTTTAGATTACATGCTTAGGTTCTCGGGACTTTGAAAAACCAAGGGAACATTATATTGTACATTAGACATAGGTACAATATAGCTTGTGTTAATTCTACATTTATTAAGTAGTATTTTCTTTGACACTGTTAGAAATTTTGCAGAAGGTTCAGGTCAAAATTTTGTGAATGAAGATTTTGACGAGAACTCGAGGTGCAAAAAGATGAAGACAGCTTCGGTGGAAACTGCAGACCAAGAGCAGGTGCATCAACTTCTTCCAATTACTTTGAATAAAATGATTTTAACGGTTGTAAGAACCCCATATCTAATCGCTAGATCTGTACTTTAGATTGTTCCAACAAGGAATATGGGAGTTCAGGAGTTGCTAGTTCCATGTTCCAGAGTAGCGACCAAGTAAACCTCGAATTCATTAGAAGACTGAGGCCAATGTCTTGGTCCTCAATGACTTTCTGAAAGGCAGCTAAGGGGTGGTGAAAATGCTGGAGAATAGGGACTCGCAAACACAAGGAGTTGGTAATTTGTTGGTGCTTTCCTAAAGGAGGATGGCGAATTTGAGCTGGATGAAATCACACTTGTTGCAGAAAGTAGGAGTCTTAGCGTATCATTTTTTGGGTAAAAATATAGAGTAGGAAAAGGTCTAGCGTGCATTTGCATAGGGTTGCGATATAGCACTAAAGTTGTAAATGACATGTAGATAGTTATCTATACAAGCGTAACTGTTTtgcaagaagaaaaaaactagaaaattatcattttatttacaGATCTCTGTGGTCTGCCTATAGAGCAAATGTCTATACAATCTTTAGCTGGAGGACATCAGTAgctgattctttttttttttttttttttttactttttcttttccttcttttccctTTGAAGCTGCGTATGTACTGTTGTACGTATACTTGGTGGAAGTCTTTCCATCAATTACTGTGTCCTTGTTTTGATCTTCATTGCAGAACGAAGTCCTCTGTTTCAATGTTCAAAATGGAGTTATCCGAGGGTTATGAAACAAAGTAGTTGAGTAACTGCTTCAACATTTCTTGATGCTTAACATAAGGaaacaaagaattaaattgTTCTGCAGGTTGGTTATACTCATGTCAGTAATCTCATGGAAATCCCTTGAAGTTCCTACATATGACTAATTCTATTAGCAATGGCATAAAATTGTATTCCATTAGTTAGTGATCGTTGAAAGCCAACATAAAAAACATTGTCAAATAACAGCTACATATGGCACGAACGTGATCTTGCCCTATAGTAGAACTATCCGATAGCCATAAATTTACCCTTGCCGTGGGTTAAGAAGGGTGTACTTGCACTGATGCATGCCTTTCGAGCATTGTGATGATCATTTGTATGCACTTAAGCGCCTGACACAAAGGTTAATAAAGTAGGTAAAAGTTGCTTAACATAATGAGGGTTTAAATAAAGGGGAATGGGTCAAAAgaacccctctactttgggaaaagggttaaaaatatccttcattctaaatttgggtcaaaaacaCCCCTTCCGtcatgaaaattttcaaacaacataatccgatttcattttt encodes:
- the LOC132064888 gene encoding cold-regulated protein 27-like isoform X1 encodes the protein MEESYRRCGNELTRSSSGASSLSVANSKHTFLQTGNATTIYVRRIAREDTSVGVERKEGVHNCIDSTEFLLMDAAEAGDEVLACQNKEITKMLFVTMVHRAVYTSAVVDDKYTGWTNEKHNTFLDCLEASFIKQLHRSMALRAGSVELNKSCSDLPEKSTAHVNKASEQADVYFGEGSYFLHQTLLPFLHDGCWKKIKTVRKPPVVHIAANSHDSLKFLRCDGDHHVLDCQFCCELDCKGKRTRDERSSSRGHETRSQLILPKPAELQKTVCRLTEGSGQNFVNEDFDENSRCKKMKTASVETADQEQIVPTRNMGVQELLVPCSRVATK
- the LOC132064888 gene encoding cold-regulated protein 27-like isoform X2, translated to MEESYRRCGNELTRSSSGASSLSVANSKHTFLQTGNATTIYVRRIAREDTSVGVERKEGVHNCIDSTEFLLMDAAEAGDEVLACQNKEITKMLFVTMVHRAVYTSAVVDDKYTGWTNEKHNTFLDCLEASFIKQLHRSMALRAGSVELNKSCSDLPEKSTAHVNKASEQLPFLHDGCWKKIKTVRKPPVVHIAANSHDSLKFLRCDGDHHVLDCQFCCELDCKGKRTRDERSSSRGHETRSQLILPKPAELQKTVCRLTEGSGQNFVNEDFDENSRCKKMKTASVETADQEQIVPTRNMGVQELLVPCSRVATK
- the LOC132064888 gene encoding cold-regulated protein 28-like isoform X3, translating into MEESYRRCGNELTRSSSGASSLSVANSKHTFLQTGNATTDKYTGWTNEKHNTFLDCLEASFIKQLHRSMALRAGSVELNKSCSDLPEKSTAHVNKASEQADVYFGEGSYFLHQTLLPFLHDGCWKKIKTVRKPPVVHIAANSHDSLKFLRCDGDHHVLDCQFCCELDCKGKRTRDERSSSRGHETRSQLILPKPAELQKTVCRLTEGSGQNFVNEDFDENSRCKKMKTASVETADQEQIVPTRNMGVQELLVPCSRVATK
- the LOC132064888 gene encoding cold-regulated protein 28-like isoform X4; protein product: MLFVTMVHRAVYTSAVVDDKYTGWTNEKHNTFLDCLEASFIKQLHRSMALRAGSVELNKSCSDLPEKSTAHVNKASEQADVYFGEGSYFLHQTLLPFLHDGCWKKIKTVRKPPVVHIAANSHDSLKFLRCDGDHHVLDCQFCCELDCKGKRTRDERSSSRGHETRSQLILPKPAELQKTVCRLTEGSGQNFVNEDFDENSRCKKMKTASVETADQEQIVPTRNMGVQELLVPCSRVATK